The Arthrobacter russicus genome has a segment encoding these proteins:
- a CDS encoding GyrI-like domain-containing protein, whose product MEQVGSIIDDRLSPEQLRGMLRLRQAELQAQLAIDRTRLGNVEARLQLIESEGAMPQDDIQIKSLPAVRVAELVGRAESFEPESIGPVIQPLYPELYRRLAAAGINSSGPGIAYYETADGGGVVVHAAAPVDAAAISDGVFKIVELPAVAQAATIVHRGPMDKVMPTIQTLARWIEASGYTSVGLNREVYLDYACNDRPETWVTELQEPVVKAGG is encoded by the coding sequence TTGGAGCAAGTCGGTTCGATCATCGACGACCGGCTCAGCCCGGAACAGTTGCGCGGCATGCTGCGGCTGCGCCAGGCCGAATTGCAGGCGCAATTGGCCATCGACCGGACTCGGCTGGGCAATGTCGAAGCGAGGCTCCAACTGATTGAAAGCGAGGGCGCCATGCCCCAGGATGACATCCAGATCAAGAGCTTGCCGGCCGTCCGGGTCGCGGAACTGGTCGGCCGGGCGGAAAGTTTCGAACCCGAGTCGATCGGCCCGGTGATCCAGCCGTTGTATCCCGAGTTGTATCGACGGCTCGCGGCCGCCGGGATCAATTCCAGCGGGCCGGGAATCGCCTACTACGAAACCGCCGACGGCGGCGGAGTTGTGGTCCATGCTGCCGCACCGGTGGACGCCGCGGCGATCAGCGACGGCGTGTTCAAGATCGTCGAATTGCCGGCGGTGGCGCAGGCCGCGACCATTGTGCATCGGGGCCCGATGGACAAGGTGATGCCGACCATCCAGACCCTGGCCCGATGGATCGAAGCCAGCGGCTACACCTCAGTGGGGCTGAATCGGGAAGTTTACCTCGACTATGCCTGCAACGACCGCCCGGAAACCTGGGTCACCGAGTTGCAGGAACCAGTGGTCAAAGCCGGCGGCTGA
- a CDS encoding D-2-hydroxyacid dehydrogenase family protein, with protein MKISILDDYFDTLRGLPCFRKLDAHEVTVWRDHVQDTAALAARLADADALVLIRERTAITADLLAALPKLQLISQRSVYPHVDVAACTDNGVLLCSDLHADTPSYAAAELTWALIMASARQIPQQVNSLRAGNWQTGVGRTLRGQTLGIFGYGRIGKVVAGYGAAFGLQVLVWGSAAARARATADGYPVAADQADFFSQADVLSLHMRAVPATKGIVGAADLARMKPTATLVNTSRAALIQPGALLAALDQGRPGAAAVDVFDAEPLLDPLDPLLSSPKVLATPHIGYVTEEEWDLQFGDIFDQINDYAAGAPSNMINPEVWLGRNA; from the coding sequence ATGAAGATCAGCATTCTGGATGACTATTTCGACACCTTGCGCGGCTTGCCCTGCTTTCGGAAACTCGATGCTCACGAGGTCACGGTCTGGCGCGATCACGTGCAGGACACCGCAGCGCTGGCGGCGCGCCTGGCGGATGCCGATGCCCTGGTGCTGATCCGCGAGCGGACGGCGATCACCGCGGATTTGCTGGCCGCACTGCCGAAGCTGCAATTGATCAGCCAGCGCAGCGTTTATCCGCACGTCGACGTGGCCGCGTGCACCGACAACGGAGTGCTGCTCTGTTCGGACCTGCATGCGGACACGCCGTCCTATGCGGCCGCAGAGCTGACCTGGGCGTTGATCATGGCAAGTGCTCGGCAGATCCCGCAACAAGTGAATTCGCTGCGGGCCGGAAACTGGCAGACCGGGGTCGGCCGAACGCTTCGCGGCCAGACCTTGGGCATCTTCGGCTACGGCCGGATCGGCAAGGTGGTGGCCGGTTACGGCGCGGCCTTCGGCCTGCAGGTCTTGGTCTGGGGGAGTGCGGCGGCACGCGCCAGGGCAACAGCGGACGGCTATCCGGTAGCGGCCGACCAGGCGGACTTCTTCAGCCAAGCGGATGTGCTTTCGTTGCATATGCGCGCGGTACCGGCCACCAAAGGGATCGTCGGCGCGGCGGACCTGGCTCGGATGAAGCCGACCGCCACTTTGGTCAACACCAGCCGTGCGGCGCTGATCCAACCGGGTGCGTTGCTCGCCGCCTTGGACCAGGGCCGGCCCGGTGCCGCTGCGGTGGATGTTTTCGACGCCGAGCCCTTGTTGGATCCGCTGGATCCGCTGCTCAGCTCGCCCAAGGTTTTGGCGACGCCGCACATCGGGTACGTCACCGAGGAGGAGTGGGATCTGCAATTCGGCGACATCTTCGACCAGATCAACGATTATGCTGCCGGTGCGCCGAGCAACATGATCAACCCCGAAGTCTGGCTCGGCCGAAACGCTTGA
- a CDS encoding MBL fold metallo-hydrolase encodes MPAVEEVRPGVWSIPVAFPGNPLRYTLGYLLRSDQGAVFVDPGWDSDAGWQQLVEGLRIAGIQPSELTGIAVSHYHPDHLGMAARLKAASGAWLGLGEHEGLYRDDAGSAAELLAGDRSKLSEWGVPADRLPEVCLTAEILAKSRQSGEPDLRFADGEQLPVPGLSMRALATPGHTPGHLCFLDEANSLLLTGDHILPRITPHISLESFGAANPLADYYASLDRVDLPGGLEVLPGHEYRFRGLAERIAQIKAHTDQRSAEVRQVVSGQSPHTVWDVAQVLTWSRGWDSLRGYTLRLALAETASHLVYLESLGYPVGIPGLTVD; translated from the coding sequence ATGCCTGCGGTCGAAGAAGTGCGTCCGGGGGTGTGGTCGATTCCGGTGGCTTTTCCGGGGAATCCGCTGCGTTACACGCTGGGCTACCTTTTGCGCAGTGACCAGGGTGCGGTTTTCGTCGATCCGGGCTGGGACAGCGACGCCGGTTGGCAGCAGTTGGTCGAGGGCCTGCGAATCGCGGGCATCCAGCCGTCGGAGCTGACCGGAATCGCGGTCAGCCATTACCACCCGGACCACCTGGGCATGGCGGCCCGGCTGAAAGCCGCGTCCGGGGCGTGGCTCGGGCTCGGCGAACACGAAGGGCTGTACCGCGACGATGCCGGTTCCGCGGCCGAATTGCTGGCGGGGGACCGGTCGAAGCTGAGCGAGTGGGGTGTGCCGGCCGATCGGTTGCCGGAGGTTTGCCTCACTGCGGAGATCCTGGCGAAGAGCCGGCAGTCCGGCGAGCCGGATCTGCGCTTCGCCGACGGCGAGCAGCTGCCGGTCCCCGGTCTCTCGATGCGCGCCTTGGCGACGCCCGGGCACACGCCGGGACACCTGTGTTTCCTCGACGAGGCAAACTCCCTGTTGTTGACCGGTGACCATATCCTGCCCCGGATCACCCCGCATATTTCACTGGAGTCATTCGGCGCTGCCAATCCATTGGCGGACTACTACGCCTCGTTGGACCGGGTGGATCTGCCCGGCGGCCTGGAGGTCCTGCCCGGCCACGAATACCGGTTCCGCGGACTGGCCGAACGAATCGCGCAGATCAAAGCGCATACCGATCAGCGTTCTGCGGAGGTCCGGCAGGTGGTGTCCGGACAGAGCCCGCACACGGTATGGGACGTCGCCCAGGTGTTGACCTGGTCCCGGGGCTGGGATTCCCTGCGCGGCTATACGCTGCGGCTCGCTTTGGCCGAGACCGCAAGCCACCTGGTCTACTTGGAGTCACTCGGCTATCCGGTAGGAATCCCCGGGTTGACCGTGGACTGA
- a CDS encoding TetR/AcrR family transcriptional regulator has protein sequence MSQLQLPPEPAEPRWQRLSPDARREQIFNCAKQLFSDLPYAEVSLSQIAGAAGVARGLVNHYFGSKREIYLEVIRETSTMPAMDFNSFADGTMAQRVDAGVAWFLDYLETAGIAWLSAMGSNGLGKDPELEQILIEAENVSVDRLMAAMGLSASGAKHTQIRAMLRVFGQLARSGGREWLVRKTLSKKQTHALLAGALFAIIDEAIPQTVDSGREPLQARSTEAGKK, from the coding sequence ATGAGCCAGCTGCAACTTCCCCCGGAACCGGCAGAGCCCCGCTGGCAACGGCTCAGTCCGGATGCCCGCCGGGAACAGATCTTCAATTGCGCGAAACAACTGTTTTCGGATCTGCCCTATGCGGAAGTCTCCTTGAGCCAAATAGCCGGTGCGGCCGGCGTCGCCCGCGGCTTGGTCAACCACTACTTCGGTTCGAAACGGGAGATCTACCTCGAGGTCATCCGGGAAACCTCGACCATGCCCGCAATGGATTTCAACAGCTTCGCCGATGGCACCATGGCGCAGCGCGTCGACGCCGGCGTGGCCTGGTTTTTGGACTACCTGGAGACCGCGGGAATCGCCTGGCTTTCCGCCATGGGTTCCAACGGACTGGGCAAGGACCCCGAACTGGAACAGATCCTCATCGAGGCGGAGAATGTATCGGTCGACCGGCTGATGGCAGCAATGGGACTCAGCGCTTCCGGGGCGAAACACACCCAGATCAGGGCGATGCTCCGGGTCTTCGGCCAGCTGGCCCGCAGCGGCGGCCGGGAATGGCTGGTGCGCAAGACGCTCAGCAAAAAGCAGACCCACGCTTTGCTCGCCGGAGCGCTTTTCGCGATCATCGACGAAGCCATTCCGCAAACCGTCGACTCCGGCCGTGAACCTTTGCAAGCCCGGTCAACCGAAGCCGGCAAGAAGTGA
- a CDS encoding acetyl-CoA C-acetyltransferase yields the protein MSTEAFIYDAIRTPRGRGKNGALHGSKPISLLVGQINALRERNPNLDAELIDDVVLGVVSPVGDQGAVIARTAALAAGLPNTVAGVQLNRFCASGLEAVNTAAQKVRSGWDRLIIAGGVESMSRVPIGSDGGAWAMDPATNYDTYFVPQGIGADLIATIEGFSRDDVDRYAVQSQQRAEHAWSNGYFSNSVVPVTDQNGLLILDHDEHRRPGSTVESLGALKPAFAGMGELGGFDAVALQKYHDVERIDHVHTAANSSGIVDGAALVLVGSEQVGVELGLAPRARIVATATSGADPTIMLTGPTPATRKLLETAGLTVTDIDLFEINEAFASVVLKYQRDLDIPTEKLNVNGGAIAMGHPLGATGAMILGTMVDELERRNLRRAVITLCIGGGMGVATLIERV from the coding sequence GTGAGTACCGAAGCCTTTATCTACGATGCGATCCGCACCCCGCGGGGGCGCGGCAAAAACGGCGCCTTGCATGGAAGCAAACCGATTTCGCTGCTCGTGGGCCAGATCAACGCGCTGCGCGAACGCAATCCGAATCTGGATGCCGAGCTGATCGACGACGTCGTCCTCGGCGTGGTATCCCCGGTCGGCGATCAAGGCGCGGTGATCGCCCGCACGGCGGCGCTGGCCGCCGGGCTGCCGAACACCGTGGCCGGCGTGCAGCTGAACCGCTTTTGCGCCTCCGGCTTGGAAGCGGTCAATACCGCCGCGCAGAAGGTCCGATCCGGCTGGGACCGGCTGATCATCGCCGGAGGCGTGGAATCGATGTCCCGGGTCCCGATCGGTTCCGACGGCGGCGCCTGGGCGATGGACCCGGCCACCAACTACGACACCTATTTCGTGCCGCAAGGCATCGGCGCCGACCTGATCGCCACGATCGAAGGCTTCAGCCGTGACGACGTGGACCGCTACGCTGTGCAATCCCAGCAACGCGCCGAACATGCCTGGAGCAACGGCTACTTCAGCAATTCCGTGGTCCCGGTCACCGATCAGAATGGCCTGCTCATCCTGGACCACGATGAGCACCGTCGCCCCGGTTCCACGGTCGAGTCCCTGGGGGCGCTGAAACCGGCATTCGCCGGCATGGGCGAACTGGGCGGCTTCGATGCGGTGGCCCTGCAGAAGTACCACGACGTCGAGCGGATCGACCACGTGCATACCGCGGCGAACTCCTCCGGCATCGTCGACGGCGCGGCCCTGGTCCTGGTCGGATCCGAGCAGGTGGGCGTGGAACTCGGATTGGCCCCCCGGGCGCGGATCGTGGCCACCGCCACCAGCGGCGCCGACCCCACGATCATGCTCACCGGCCCCACGCCGGCAACCCGGAAACTGCTCGAGACGGCCGGTCTGACCGTGACTGACATCGATCTCTTCGAAATCAACGAAGCCTTCGCCTCAGTGGTCCTGAAGTACCAACGGGACTTGGACATTCCGACCGAGAAACTGAACGTCAACGGCGGGGCCATCGCGATGGGGCACCCGCTCGGCGCCACCGGCGCGATGATCCTGGGAACCATGGTCGACGAGCTCGAACGCCGTAACCTGCGCCGCGCCGTCATCACCTTGTGCATCGGCGGCGGCATGGGCGTCGCCACTTTGATCGAACGCGTCTAG
- a CDS encoding 3-hydroxyacyl-CoA dehydrogenase NAD-binding domain-containing protein: protein MTQQNNNAKNMVGWQQDDDGVVILTMDDPAQSANIMNQAYTESMRATVDRLLAERETISGVILTSAKKTFFAGGDLTALSAAEAGQAQEIFDLGSEIKAQLRSLETLGRPVVAAINGTALGGGLEIALGTHHRIVADLKGIQLGLPEVTLGLLPGGGGITRTVRMLGIADAAMKVLLQGQKYSPAKALDLGLVDELVGSVEELIPAAKAWIQEHPDATQPWDDPKYRIPGGTPASPAFAANLPAFPANLRKQLKGANYPAPRAILAAAVEGAQVDFDTALEIESRYFVELVTGQISKNMTKAFFFDLAKINSGASRPKGFDKATAQKVAVLGAGMMGAGIAYVCAKSGIDVVLKDVSQEAAERGKDYSAKLLEKDIARGRTTPEKAAALLARITPTTVAADLAGCDLVIEAVFENVAVKQQVFQEIEKLVAPDALLGSNTSTLPITALAEGVQNQANFIGLHFFSPVDKMPLLEIITGANTSDATLARAFDLALQIRKTPIVVNDSRGFFTSRVIATFMNEALNMLAEGVNPVSIEQAGAQAGYPAPPLQLADELNLELMNKIQIANREAAAAEPAGPAFQEHAAYQVMEKMLELGRSGRLKGAGFYRYEAGKRTGLWPGLAEAFGGQAEIPFEDMKERMLFAESLETVKCFDEGVLRSVPDANVGSILGIGTPAWTGGVVQYMNGYSGGLAGFVARARELAERYGPQFTPPASLVAKAEAGELFVG, encoded by the coding sequence ATGACTCAGCAGAATAACAACGCAAAGAACATGGTCGGCTGGCAGCAGGACGACGACGGCGTCGTCATCCTCACCATGGACGACCCGGCCCAATCGGCCAACATCATGAACCAGGCCTACACCGAGTCGATGCGGGCCACAGTCGACCGGCTGCTCGCCGAGCGGGAAACAATTTCCGGGGTGATCCTGACCTCGGCGAAAAAGACCTTCTTCGCCGGTGGCGACCTCACCGCGCTTTCTGCCGCCGAGGCCGGCCAGGCTCAGGAGATTTTCGATCTCGGCTCCGAGATCAAAGCCCAGTTGCGCAGCTTGGAAACCCTCGGCAGGCCGGTGGTCGCGGCAATCAACGGCACCGCGCTCGGCGGCGGCCTGGAAATCGCTCTTGGCACCCACCACCGCATCGTGGCGGATCTGAAAGGCATCCAACTCGGGCTGCCCGAAGTCACCCTGGGCCTGCTGCCCGGCGGTGGCGGCATCACCCGTACCGTACGCATGCTCGGCATCGCCGACGCCGCCATGAAGGTCCTGCTGCAGGGCCAGAAGTATTCCCCGGCCAAGGCCTTGGACTTGGGCTTGGTGGACGAACTCGTCGGCTCGGTCGAAGAACTCATCCCGGCCGCAAAAGCCTGGATCCAGGAACATCCGGACGCCACCCAACCTTGGGATGACCCGAAATACCGGATCCCGGGAGGCACGCCCGCCAGCCCGGCCTTCGCCGCCAACCTCCCGGCCTTCCCGGCAAATCTGCGCAAACAGCTCAAAGGCGCGAATTACCCGGCCCCGCGCGCCATTCTGGCCGCGGCAGTCGAAGGCGCGCAGGTGGACTTCGATACCGCCTTGGAGATCGAGTCACGGTATTTCGTCGAACTGGTCACCGGACAGATCTCCAAAAACATGACCAAGGCCTTTTTCTTCGACCTCGCGAAAATCAATTCCGGAGCAAGCCGTCCGAAGGGATTCGACAAGGCCACCGCGCAGAAGGTCGCGGTGCTCGGCGCTGGAATGATGGGTGCCGGCATCGCTTATGTCTGCGCCAAGAGCGGCATCGACGTGGTCCTCAAAGACGTCTCGCAGGAAGCGGCCGAACGGGGCAAGGACTACTCGGCCAAGCTCCTGGAAAAGGACATCGCCCGAGGCCGGACGACGCCGGAGAAAGCTGCCGCGCTGCTGGCGAGGATCACTCCCACCACAGTGGCGGCAGACCTCGCCGGCTGCGATTTGGTGATCGAGGCGGTCTTCGAAAACGTCGCGGTCAAGCAGCAGGTCTTCCAGGAGATCGAAAAGCTCGTCGCCCCCGACGCCTTGCTCGGATCCAACACGTCCACGCTGCCGATCACCGCACTCGCCGAAGGCGTGCAGAACCAGGCGAATTTCATCGGCCTGCATTTCTTCTCCCCCGTGGACAAGATGCCGCTCCTGGAGATCATCACCGGCGCCAACACCTCGGATGCCACGCTGGCCCGCGCCTTCGATCTGGCCCTGCAGATCCGCAAGACCCCGATCGTGGTCAACGACAGCCGCGGATTCTTCACCAGCAGGGTCATCGCGACCTTCATGAACGAGGCGCTGAACATGCTGGCCGAGGGCGTCAATCCGGTGTCGATCGAACAAGCCGGAGCGCAGGCGGGCTATCCGGCTCCCCCGCTGCAGTTGGCCGACGAGCTCAATCTGGAACTCATGAACAAGATCCAGATCGCCAATCGTGAAGCCGCGGCCGCCGAGCCGGCTGGGCCCGCGTTCCAAGAGCACGCCGCTTACCAGGTGATGGAAAAGATGCTGGAACTCGGCCGCAGCGGACGCTTGAAAGGCGCCGGGTTCTACCGCTATGAGGCTGGCAAACGAACCGGCTTGTGGCCCGGGCTGGCCGAAGCCTTCGGCGGGCAGGCCGAGATCCCGTTCGAAGACATGAAAGAGCGAATGCTGTTCGCCGAATCGCTGGAAACGGTCAAGTGCTTCGATGAGGGGGTGCTCCGTTCAGTCCCGGATGCCAATGTCGGCTCGATTCTGGGCATCGGCACCCCGGCCTGGACTGGCGGCGTGGTGCAGTACATGAACGGCTACTCCGGCGGATTGGCCGGCTTTGTCGCCCGGGCCCGGGAACTCGCAGAACGCTACGGACCGCAGTTCACCCCGCCGGCCTCGCTCGTGGCGAAGGCCGAAGCCGGGGAATTGTTCGTAGGATAG
- a CDS encoding electron transfer flavoprotein subunit beta/FixA family protein produces MKIVVLVKQVPDTGEERKLDLSTGWLDRGASDAIADEINERALEVALQHKDSDKKTEVVVLSMGPADANQAIRKALSMGADSAVHVVDDALAGADVVRTAAVLAAALQATGFDLVVAGNESTDGRAGAVPAMIAERLGLPLLGSLHSAQINDGDVSGERQGEEGTLDVHAALPAVIAVTERSAEARFPNFKGILSAKKKPVTVYSLADLGLDAAASVRSAVLSVAERPARAAGKKIVDDGNAAAELADFLVAGRLV; encoded by the coding sequence ATGAAGATCGTCGTGCTCGTGAAGCAAGTTCCGGATACCGGAGAGGAGCGTAAGCTCGATCTGTCCACCGGCTGGCTCGATCGTGGAGCCAGCGACGCCATCGCTGACGAAATCAACGAACGGGCGCTCGAAGTCGCGCTGCAGCACAAAGACTCGGACAAGAAGACCGAAGTCGTCGTGCTTTCGATGGGACCGGCGGATGCCAATCAGGCCATCCGGAAGGCGCTCTCCATGGGCGCCGACTCGGCAGTGCACGTGGTCGACGACGCCCTGGCGGGCGCCGACGTGGTACGCACCGCTGCGGTGTTGGCAGCGGCCTTGCAAGCCACCGGGTTCGACCTGGTGGTGGCCGGCAATGAATCGACCGATGGCCGCGCGGGCGCGGTACCGGCGATGATCGCCGAACGGCTGGGGTTGCCGCTTTTGGGTTCGCTGCATTCGGCGCAGATCAACGACGGCGACGTTTCCGGCGAACGCCAAGGCGAAGAAGGCACGCTCGACGTGCATGCAGCGCTGCCGGCCGTGATTGCGGTCACCGAACGTTCCGCCGAAGCCCGGTTCCCGAACTTCAAAGGCATTCTGAGCGCGAAGAAGAAACCCGTCACGGTCTACTCGCTCGCAGACCTGGGCCTCGACGCCGCTGCTTCGGTGCGCTCTGCGGTGCTCTCGGTGGCCGAACGGCCGGCCCGTGCCGCCGGCAAGAAAATCGTTGATGACGGGAACGCGGCCGCCGAGCTGGCGGACTTCCTCGTTGCCGGACGCCTGGTCTAG
- a CDS encoding electron transfer flavoprotein subunit alpha/FixB family protein: MSNILVLVELTRSGAIPGSTRGLLGAASQLGSPVAVVAAAQPAAGELIAELGALGAQQVYWSVDAEADAVLVAPQLEALSAAIPLAQPVAVLVANSIDGREIAARLAVRSNGGFAADAVAVRSADGRIIAAHSVFGGAYDVESTVEGGLPIITIRQGAIETQAPAAQPELIPLEVHPGSGPVVSIDRTNPAAVSARPELRTAEKVVSGGRGLGSKENFVLVEQLADALGAAVGASRAAVDAGFVEQPMQVGQTGVSVSPQLYIAVGISGAIQHRAGMMTSKTIVAINKDADAPIFEVADFGIVGDIFKVVPQLIEAINARAN, from the coding sequence ATGTCGAACATCTTGGTTCTTGTCGAACTCACCCGGTCCGGCGCAATCCCCGGCAGCACCCGCGGCCTGCTCGGTGCCGCCTCGCAGCTGGGCAGCCCGGTAGCGGTCGTCGCGGCAGCGCAACCGGCAGCCGGCGAACTCATCGCCGAGCTGGGCGCGCTCGGGGCACAACAGGTCTATTGGTCGGTCGATGCCGAGGCGGACGCGGTGTTGGTCGCACCGCAGCTTGAGGCGCTCAGCGCGGCGATTCCGTTGGCTCAACCGGTTGCGGTGCTGGTGGCCAACTCCATCGACGGTCGGGAAATCGCGGCCCGGCTCGCGGTCCGCAGCAATGGCGGCTTCGCTGCCGATGCCGTCGCGGTACGCTCCGCGGACGGGCGGATCATCGCCGCGCACTCGGTCTTCGGTGGCGCGTACGACGTCGAGTCCACGGTGGAAGGCGGCCTGCCGATCATCACCATCCGGCAGGGTGCCATTGAGACGCAGGCCCCTGCGGCGCAACCGGAGCTGATCCCGCTTGAGGTGCACCCGGGCTCTGGACCGGTGGTTTCCATCGATCGGACCAACCCCGCGGCAGTATCCGCCCGGCCGGAACTTCGCACCGCGGAGAAGGTGGTCTCCGGTGGCCGCGGGCTAGGCTCCAAAGAGAACTTCGTGCTGGTGGAACAGCTTGCCGACGCGCTCGGCGCCGCAGTAGGCGCTTCCCGGGCCGCGGTGGATGCCGGCTTCGTGGAGCAGCCCATGCAGGTGGGCCAAACCGGAGTCAGTGTCTCGCCGCAGCTCTACATCGCCGTCGGCATCTCCGGTGCGATTCAGCACCGGGCCGGCATGATGACCTCGAAAACCATCGTGGCGATCAACAAGGATGCAGACGCGCCGATCTTCGAAGTCGCCGATTTCGGAATCGTCGGCGATATCTTCAAGGTCGTCCCGCAACTCATCGAAGCCATCAACGCGCGCGCCAACTGA
- a CDS encoding cytochrome b/b6 domain-containing protein, with protein MSALYKKLTSGDGKWAKLLWIVPAVLVVLAILVFAARWFVGLEGVKGFLQQYPGDSELPEGAPVGFPAWLGWQHFFNAFFIVLIIRSGWQVRTTARPQAYWTRNNKGLIRTKNPPKKISLELWFHLTLDALWMINGVIFVILLFATGQWMRIVPTSWDVFPNAVSAGLQYLSLNWPTDNGWVNYNSLQLLTYFVTVFIAAPLAFITGLRMSGAWPKDATKLNKIYKIELARAVHFPVMLYFVFFIIVHVTLVLATGALRNLNHMYGGSDEVNWWGFSIFAVSLVVMAAAWVLAQPLFLRPIAALTGKVGR; from the coding sequence ATGTCTGCCCTGTACAAAAAGCTCACCTCCGGCGACGGCAAGTGGGCGAAACTCCTCTGGATTGTCCCTGCCGTGCTGGTGGTGCTCGCAATCCTGGTTTTCGCCGCCCGTTGGTTCGTCGGCTTGGAGGGGGTCAAGGGATTCCTGCAGCAGTATCCAGGTGATTCGGAACTTCCCGAGGGTGCCCCGGTGGGCTTTCCCGCGTGGTTGGGCTGGCAGCATTTTTTCAATGCATTCTTCATCGTGCTGATCATCCGCTCCGGTTGGCAGGTCCGGACCACGGCCCGGCCCCAGGCTTACTGGACCAGGAACAACAAGGGGCTGATCCGAACCAAGAACCCGCCTAAGAAGATCAGCCTGGAACTGTGGTTCCACCTCACTTTGGATGCCCTGTGGATGATCAACGGCGTGATTTTCGTGATCTTGTTGTTCGCCACCGGGCAGTGGATGCGGATTGTCCCGACCAGTTGGGATGTCTTCCCGAACGCGGTATCGGCCGGACTGCAGTATCTCTCGCTGAACTGGCCTACGGACAACGGCTGGGTCAACTACAACTCGCTGCAACTGCTGACCTATTTCGTCACGGTTTTCATTGCCGCACCGTTGGCTTTCATCACCGGCCTGCGGATGTCCGGAGCCTGGCCCAAGGACGCCACGAAATTGAACAAAATCTACAAGATCGAGCTGGCCCGCGCGGTGCACTTCCCGGTGATGCTGTACTTCGTGTTCTTCATCATCGTGCACGTGACTTTAGTGCTGGCTACCGGCGCACTGCGGAATCTGAACCACATGTACGGCGGCTCCGACGAGGTCAATTGGTGGGGCTTTTCGATCTTCGCGGTTTCCCTCGTGGTGATGGCCGCTGCCTGGGTCTTGGCGCAGCCGTTGTTCTTGCGGCCGATCGCCGCACTGACTGGGAAGGTCGGCCGCTAA
- a CDS encoding SDR family oxidoreductase yields the protein MTESSEKVQTLAGKTVIMSGGSRGIGLAIALRAAADGANIVLIAKTDQPDPRLEGTIHTAAAAIEAAGGKALPILGDIRSDETIAQAVAAAVESFGGIDIVVNNASVLYLAKTGEVQPKRYDLMQGVNVRGTFMLTQAALPHLLKAENPHILTLSPPLNLSQKWLAAHPAYTLAKYGMTLAALGFAAEFAEQGISSNALWPRTAIATAAVGNILGGEEMIRRSRKPEIMADAAHVVLTSTGLTGQTLIDDEVLRGVGITDFTDYAVDPTAELFMDIYIDN from the coding sequence ATGACCGAGTCATCTGAAAAGGTTCAAACGTTAGCGGGCAAAACCGTCATCATGTCCGGCGGTTCCCGGGGGATCGGCTTGGCGATTGCGCTCCGCGCTGCTGCGGATGGTGCCAATATCGTACTGATCGCCAAAACCGACCAACCCGACCCCCGGTTGGAAGGCACGATTCATACTGCGGCAGCGGCCATCGAAGCTGCTGGTGGCAAGGCGCTGCCGATTCTGGGCGACATCCGTTCGGATGAGACCATCGCGCAAGCGGTTGCTGCTGCCGTCGAAAGCTTCGGCGGCATCGACATCGTGGTCAACAATGCCAGCGTGCTCTACTTGGCCAAAACCGGGGAGGTGCAGCCCAAACGCTACGACCTGATGCAAGGGGTGAATGTGCGCGGCACCTTCATGCTCACCCAAGCGGCTCTGCCGCACTTGCTCAAGGCGGAAAACCCGCACATTCTGACCCTGAGCCCGCCGTTGAACCTATCGCAGAAGTGGTTGGCTGCGCATCCGGCGTACACCCTGGCCAAATACGGCATGACCCTGGCTGCCTTGGGCTTCGCCGCGGAGTTCGCCGAACAGGGAATCTCCTCGAACGCGCTCTGGCCGCGGACCGCGATCGCCACCGCAGCCGTTGGCAACATCCTGGGCGGCGAAGAGATGATTCGCCGCTCGCGCAAGCCGGAAATCATGGCCGATGCCGCGCATGTGGTGCTGACCTCCACCGGGCTGACCGGGCAGACCCTGATCGACGACGAGGTGCTCCGCGGTGTGGGCATCACCGACTTCACCGACTATGCCGTGGACCCCACGGCGGAACTCTTCATGGATATCTACATCGACAACTGA